In Burkholderia savannae, one genomic interval encodes:
- a CDS encoding permease: MNSSRSYTPHPALGLATFVVLAVAGLFYVKWFPYYHKAFVAAEHHSIGQSILMGTAAHAPEPSLQAALDYAWAYGKAIWQAMVLGLLLGSAVQALLPAHWVARALGGTGFGSVAAGGLLALPGMMCTCCAAPVVAGLRERDASPGGAVAFWLGNTVLNPAALVFMGFVLGWHWSALRLVLGVAMVFGVGYLINRLAGAKTQDIDDTLRAKLVAEQAAAGNAFVRWMKIFARMTVRLVPEYLLLVLLLGAARAWLFPHIGPDIGNGIGWIVAFAVAGMLFVIPTAGEVPIIQAMLSLGMGVGPAGALLMTLPPVSVPSLAMLARSFKPTTLTLVAALVVAFGVVGGLAAVALGF, encoded by the coding sequence ATGAACAGTTCCCGTTCCTACACCCCGCACCCGGCGCTCGGCCTCGCGACGTTCGTCGTGCTGGCGGTCGCGGGCCTTTTTTACGTCAAGTGGTTTCCTTACTATCACAAGGCGTTCGTCGCGGCCGAGCATCATTCGATCGGCCAGTCGATCCTGATGGGAACCGCGGCGCACGCGCCCGAGCCGTCGCTGCAGGCGGCGCTCGACTACGCGTGGGCGTACGGCAAGGCGATCTGGCAGGCGATGGTGCTCGGCCTGCTGCTCGGCTCGGCGGTGCAGGCGCTGCTGCCCGCGCACTGGGTCGCGCGCGCGCTCGGCGGGACGGGCTTCGGCAGCGTCGCGGCGGGCGGCCTGCTCGCGCTGCCGGGCATGATGTGCACGTGCTGTGCGGCGCCCGTCGTCGCGGGCCTGCGCGAGCGCGACGCGTCGCCGGGCGGCGCGGTCGCGTTCTGGCTCGGCAACACGGTGCTCAATCCGGCCGCGCTCGTGTTCATGGGTTTCGTGCTCGGCTGGCACTGGAGCGCGCTGCGGCTCGTGCTCGGCGTCGCGATGGTGTTCGGCGTCGGCTATCTGATCAACCGCCTCGCGGGCGCGAAGACGCAGGATATCGACGATACGCTGCGCGCGAAGCTCGTCGCGGAGCAGGCAGCGGCCGGCAACGCGTTCGTGCGCTGGATGAAGATCTTCGCGCGGATGACCGTGCGCCTCGTTCCCGAATATCTGCTGCTCGTCCTGCTGCTCGGCGCGGCGCGCGCATGGTTGTTCCCGCACATCGGGCCGGACATCGGCAACGGGATCGGCTGGATCGTCGCGTTCGCGGTGGCGGGCATGCTGTTCGTGATTCCGACTGCGGGCGAGGTGCCGATCATTCAGGCGATGTTGTCGCTCGGCATGGGCGTCGGTCCGGCGGGGGCGCTGCTGATGACGCTGCCGCCCGTCAGCGTGCCGTCGCTCGCGATGCTCGCGCGCTCGTTCAAGCCGACGACGCTTACGCTCGTGGCGGCGCTCGTCGTTGCGTTCGGGGTGGTCGGCGGGCTGGCGGCGGTCGCGCTCGGATTCTGA
- the cysT gene encoding sulfate ABC transporter permease subunit CysT gives MTTFTFRKPSALPGFGVTLGITLAYLSLVVLIPLAATFLKTATLTWDQFVAATTSPRVVASYRLTFSAALGGALVNAAFGFLVAWVLVRYSFPFKRLVDAIVDLPFALPTSVAGISLAAVYAQNGWIGSYLAPLGIKIAFTPFGVLVALTFIGLPFVVRTVQPVLEDFEREQEEAAACLGASRWLTFRRVVLPAVTPALLTGFALAFARALGEYGSVIFIAGNVPMKSEITSLLIITKLEQYDYAGATALAVVMLVVSFVMLLFINTLQWYLQRRTSRGASGPAPAAQAVTALGGAQ, from the coding sequence ATGACGACGTTCACCTTCCGCAAGCCGAGCGCGCTGCCCGGATTCGGCGTGACGCTCGGCATCACGCTGGCCTACCTGAGCCTCGTGGTGCTGATCCCGCTCGCCGCCACCTTTCTGAAGACGGCCACGCTCACGTGGGATCAGTTCGTCGCCGCGACGACGTCGCCGCGCGTCGTCGCGTCCTATCGGCTCACGTTCTCGGCCGCGCTCGGCGGCGCGCTCGTCAACGCGGCGTTCGGCTTTCTCGTCGCGTGGGTGCTCGTGCGCTACTCGTTCCCGTTCAAGCGGCTCGTCGACGCGATCGTCGACCTGCCGTTCGCGCTGCCGACGTCGGTCGCGGGCATCTCGCTCGCGGCCGTCTACGCGCAGAACGGCTGGATCGGCAGCTATCTCGCGCCGCTCGGCATCAAGATCGCGTTCACGCCGTTCGGCGTGCTCGTCGCGCTGACGTTCATCGGCCTGCCGTTCGTCGTGCGCACCGTGCAGCCGGTGCTCGAGGATTTCGAGCGCGAGCAGGAAGAGGCGGCCGCGTGCCTCGGCGCGTCGCGCTGGCTCACGTTCCGCCGCGTCGTGCTGCCCGCCGTCACGCCCGCGCTGCTGACGGGCTTCGCGCTCGCGTTCGCGCGCGCGCTCGGCGAATACGGCTCGGTGATCTTCATCGCCGGCAACGTGCCGATGAAGTCGGAAATCACGTCGCTGCTGATCATCACGAAGCTCGAGCAGTACGACTACGCGGGCGCGACGGCGCTCGCGGTCGTGATGCTCGTCGTGTCGTTCGTGATGCTGCTTTTCATCAACACGCTGCAGTGGTACCTGCAGCGCCGCACGAGCCGCGGCGCAAGCGGCCCGGCGCCCGCCGCGCAGGCGGTGACGGCACTCGGAGGCGCGCAATGA
- the lexA gene encoding transcriptional repressor LexA: protein MIKLTARQQQVFDLIRRAIERSGFPPTRAEIAAELGFSSPNAAEEHLRALARKGVIELAAGASRGIRLLGLEDAPHQLTLPHAALMQLSLPLVGRVAAGSPILAQEHISQRYACDPALFSSKPDYLLKVRGLSMRDAGILDGDLLAVQKRTEAKDGQIIVARLGDDVTVKRLKRRPGGVELIAENPDYENIFVKAGSAEFALEGVAVGLIRPGEF from the coding sequence ATGATCAAACTCACCGCCCGTCAGCAGCAAGTGTTCGACTTGATCCGTCGCGCGATCGAGCGCTCGGGGTTTCCGCCCACGCGCGCGGAAATCGCCGCCGAGCTGGGCTTCAGCTCGCCGAACGCGGCCGAGGAGCACTTGCGGGCGCTCGCGCGCAAGGGCGTGATCGAACTGGCGGCGGGCGCGTCGCGCGGCATCCGCCTGCTCGGCCTCGAAGACGCGCCGCACCAGCTGACGCTGCCGCACGCGGCGCTGATGCAACTGTCGCTTCCGCTCGTGGGCCGCGTCGCGGCGGGTAGCCCGATCCTCGCGCAGGAGCACATTTCGCAACGTTACGCGTGCGATCCCGCGCTCTTCTCGAGCAAGCCGGACTACCTGCTGAAGGTGCGCGGCCTGTCGATGCGCGACGCCGGCATCCTCGACGGCGATCTGCTCGCCGTGCAGAAGCGAACCGAGGCGAAGGACGGGCAGATCATCGTCGCGCGACTCGGCGACGACGTCACGGTCAAGCGCCTGAAGCGCCGGCCGGGCGGCGTCGAGCTGATCGCCGAGAATCCCGATTACGAGAACATCTTCGTGAAGGCCGGCAGCGCGGAATTCGCGCTGGAAGGCGTCGCCGTCGGGCTGATCCGCCCGGGCGAGTTCTAA
- a CDS encoding sulfate ABC transporter substrate-binding protein, with protein sequence MVKRNTGLAGGARRLIASLALGAAAALGALTPALADTTFLNVSYDPTRELYQDVNQAFGKAWKAKTGETVNFKQSHGGSGAQARSVLDGLQADVVTLALAYDIDALANKGIVDKDWQKRLPDNASPYTSTIVFLVRKGNPKGIKDWDDLVKPGVSIVTPNPKTSGGARWNYLAAWAYAQHKPGGNAQTAKDFITKLYKNAGVLDSGARGATTSFVQRGIGDVLIAWENEAFLSIKEFGADKFEIVVPSASILAEPPVAVVDKVVDKKGTRKLAEAYLNFLYSKEGQEIAARNYYRPRSKDVPAALTKQFPKLKLYTVDDTFGGWTNAQKTHFADGGVFDSIYKPQ encoded by the coding sequence ATGGTCAAGCGCAATACGGGGCTGGCGGGCGGCGCGCGCCGTCTCATCGCATCACTCGCGCTCGGCGCGGCGGCGGCGCTTGGCGCGCTCACGCCGGCGCTCGCGGACACGACGTTCCTGAACGTCTCCTACGATCCGACGCGCGAGCTCTACCAGGACGTCAATCAGGCGTTCGGCAAGGCGTGGAAGGCGAAGACGGGCGAGACGGTGAACTTCAAGCAGTCGCACGGCGGCTCGGGCGCGCAGGCGCGCTCGGTGCTCGACGGGCTGCAGGCGGACGTCGTGACGCTCGCGCTTGCGTACGACATCGACGCGCTCGCGAACAAGGGCATCGTCGACAAGGACTGGCAGAAGCGCCTGCCGGACAACGCGTCGCCGTACACGTCGACGATCGTGTTCCTCGTGAGGAAGGGCAATCCGAAGGGCATCAAGGACTGGGACGATCTCGTGAAGCCGGGCGTGTCGATCGTCACGCCGAACCCGAAGACGTCGGGCGGCGCGCGCTGGAACTATCTCGCCGCGTGGGCGTACGCGCAGCACAAGCCGGGCGGCAACGCGCAGACGGCGAAGGACTTCATCACGAAGCTCTACAAGAACGCGGGCGTGCTCGATTCGGGCGCGCGCGGCGCGACGACGAGCTTCGTGCAGCGCGGCATCGGCGACGTGCTGATCGCATGGGAGAACGAGGCGTTCCTGTCGATCAAGGAGTTCGGCGCCGACAAGTTCGAGATCGTCGTGCCGTCGGCGAGCATTCTGGCGGAGCCGCCCGTCGCGGTGGTCGACAAGGTCGTCGACAAGAAGGGCACGCGCAAGCTCGCCGAGGCTTACCTGAACTTCCTGTACAGCAAGGAAGGGCAGGAGATCGCCGCGCGCAATTACTACCGGCCGCGCTCGAAGGACGTGCCGGCGGCGCTCACGAAGCAGTTCCCCAAGCTGAAGCTGTACACGGTCGACGATACGTTCGGCGGCTGGACCAATGCGCAAAAGACGCATTTCGCCGACGGCGGCGTGTTCGATTCGATCTACAAGCCGCAATGA
- a CDS encoding NADP(H)-dependent aldo-keto reductase, with product MEYRTLGNSDVKVSLIGLGTMTWGEQNTESDAHAQLDYAIDQGVTLIDTAEMYPVPPMAQTQGRTEAHLGTWLAKRPTLRDKLTIATKIAGPARQPHNPTHIRGAGNQFDRKNLTEALDGSLKRLRTDYVDLYQLHWPDRSTTTFGRPAYPWIDDSYTVPIEETLAVLGDFVKAGKVRHVGVSNETPWGVARFLRAAEKLGLPRIVSIQNPYSLLNRTFENGLSEFSHRERIGLLAYSPLAFGWLSGKYEEGARPAGARITLFERFQRYSKPHAVQATSRYVALAKRHGLSPAQFALAFVNSRPFVTSNLIGATSLEQLRENIASADVKLSPDILAEIDALHEQQPNPAP from the coding sequence ATGGAATACCGCACACTCGGCAATTCGGACGTCAAAGTCAGCTTGATCGGTCTCGGCACGATGACCTGGGGCGAGCAGAACACCGAAAGCGACGCGCACGCGCAGCTCGACTATGCGATCGACCAGGGCGTCACGCTGATCGACACCGCCGAGATGTATCCGGTGCCGCCGATGGCGCAGACGCAGGGGCGCACCGAGGCGCATCTCGGCACGTGGCTCGCGAAGCGGCCGACGCTGCGCGACAAGCTGACGATCGCGACGAAGATCGCCGGCCCCGCGCGCCAGCCGCACAACCCGACGCACATTCGCGGCGCGGGCAACCAGTTCGACCGCAAGAACCTGACCGAGGCGCTCGACGGCAGCCTCAAGCGCCTGCGCACCGACTATGTCGACCTGTACCAGTTGCACTGGCCGGACCGCAGCACGACGACGTTCGGCCGCCCCGCGTATCCGTGGATCGACGATTCGTACACGGTGCCGATCGAGGAGACGCTGGCCGTCCTCGGCGACTTCGTGAAGGCGGGGAAGGTGCGCCATGTCGGCGTGTCGAACGAAACGCCGTGGGGCGTCGCGCGGTTCCTGCGCGCGGCCGAGAAGCTCGGCCTGCCGCGCATCGTCAGCATCCAGAATCCGTACAGCCTGCTGAACCGCACGTTCGAGAACGGCTTGTCGGAATTCAGCCATCGCGAGCGCATCGGGCTGCTCGCGTATTCGCCGCTCGCGTTCGGCTGGCTGTCGGGCAAATACGAAGAGGGCGCGCGTCCCGCCGGCGCGCGCATCACGCTGTTCGAGCGCTTTCAGCGCTACAGCAAGCCGCACGCGGTGCAGGCGACGTCGCGTTACGTCGCGCTCGCCAAGCGGCACGGGCTGTCGCCCGCGCAGTTCGCGCTCGCGTTCGTCAACAGCCGGCCGTTCGTGACGAGCAATCTGATCGGCGCGACATCGCTCGAGCAATTGCGCGAAAACATCGCGAGCGCAGACGTGAAGCTCTCGCCCGACATCCTCGCCGAAATCGACGCGCTCCACGAGCAGCAGCCGAACCCCGCGCCGTGA
- a CDS encoding ABC transporter permease yields MDTRHYSPSPAVAPRERASAFALALPANATNWIAVWRRNYLVWQKLAIASMFGNLADPMIYLFGLGFGLGLMVGHVEGVSYIAFLAAGTVGSSVMISASFESMYSGFSRMHVQRTWEAIMHTPLSLGDIVLGEIVWAASKAMLSGAAIMLVAGILGYAKFPSMLAALPVIALAGLAFASLAMIVTALAPSYDFFMFYQTLVLTPMLLLSGVFFPLAQLPEFARHVAHALPLANAVDLIRPAMLGRPATDVALHVAILVAYAVGGFFVCARLFRRRMMR; encoded by the coding sequence ATGGACACTCGCCACTACTCGCCGTCGCCGGCCGTCGCCCCCCGCGAGCGCGCATCCGCATTCGCGCTCGCGCTGCCCGCGAACGCCACCAACTGGATCGCCGTCTGGCGGCGCAACTATCTCGTCTGGCAGAAGCTCGCGATCGCGTCGATGTTCGGCAACCTCGCCGATCCGATGATCTATCTGTTCGGTCTCGGCTTCGGGCTCGGGCTGATGGTCGGGCACGTCGAGGGCGTGTCGTACATCGCGTTTCTCGCGGCCGGAACGGTCGGCTCGAGCGTGATGATTTCGGCGAGCTTCGAGTCGATGTACTCGGGCTTTTCGCGGATGCACGTGCAGCGCACCTGGGAGGCGATCATGCACACGCCGCTGTCGCTCGGCGACATCGTGCTCGGCGAGATCGTTTGGGCGGCGAGCAAGGCGATGCTGTCGGGCGCGGCGATCATGCTCGTCGCGGGCATTCTCGGCTATGCGAAGTTTCCGTCGATGCTGGCCGCGCTACCGGTGATCGCGCTCGCCGGCCTCGCGTTCGCGAGCCTCGCGATGATCGTCACCGCGCTCGCGCCGTCGTACGACTTCTTCATGTTCTACCAGACGCTCGTGCTGACGCCGATGCTGCTGTTGTCCGGCGTGTTCTTCCCGCTCGCGCAGTTGCCCGAATTCGCGCGGCACGTCGCGCATGCGCTGCCGCTCGCGAACGCGGTCGACCTGATCCGTCCGGCGATGCTCGGCCGCCCGGCGACCGACGTCGCGCTCCATGTCGCGATACTCGTCGCGTACGCGGTGGGCGGATTCTTCGTCTGCGCGCGCCTGTTCAGGCGGCGAATGATGCGCTGA
- the nodI gene encoding nodulation factor ABC transporter ATP-binding protein NodI — protein sequence MSVAPIDFQEVEKRYDDKLVVNGLSFHVQPGECFGLLGPNGAGKTTTLKMLLGITHPDAGSIRLCGEPVPSRARHARRRVGVVPQFDNLDPDFTVRENLLVFARYFGLTAHESRALVPSLLEFAKLENKANAKVGELSGGMKRRLTLARALVNNPDVLVLDEPTTGLDPQARHLMWERLRSLLARGKTILLTTHFMEEAERLCHRLCVIEEGRKIAEGAPRTLIETEIGCDVIEIYGADPARLRDELAPFAERAEISGETLFCYVNDPEPIHARLKGRTGLRYLHRPANLEDVFLRLTGREMQD from the coding sequence ATGTCCGTCGCACCAATCGATTTTCAGGAAGTCGAGAAACGCTACGACGACAAGCTCGTCGTCAACGGCTTGTCGTTTCATGTGCAGCCCGGCGAATGCTTCGGCCTGCTCGGCCCGAACGGGGCCGGCAAGACCACCACGCTCAAGATGCTGCTCGGCATCACGCATCCGGACGCAGGCTCGATCCGCCTGTGCGGCGAGCCCGTGCCGTCCCGCGCGCGGCATGCACGGCGTCGCGTCGGCGTGGTGCCGCAATTCGACAACCTCGATCCCGATTTCACCGTTCGCGAGAATCTGCTCGTATTCGCCCGCTATTTCGGTCTCACCGCGCACGAGTCCCGCGCGCTCGTGCCGTCGCTGCTCGAATTCGCGAAGCTCGAAAACAAGGCGAACGCGAAGGTGGGCGAGCTGTCGGGCGGAATGAAGCGCCGGCTCACGCTCGCGCGCGCGCTCGTCAACAACCCGGACGTGCTCGTGCTCGACGAGCCGACGACGGGCCTCGATCCGCAAGCCCGACATCTGATGTGGGAGCGGCTGCGCTCGCTCCTCGCGCGCGGCAAGACGATTCTGCTCACCACGCACTTCATGGAAGAGGCCGAGCGTCTGTGCCACCGCCTGTGCGTGATCGAGGAAGGCCGCAAGATCGCGGAAGGCGCGCCGCGCACGCTGATCGAAACGGAAATCGGCTGCGACGTGATCGAGATCTACGGCGCCGATCCCGCACGGCTTCGCGACGAGCTCGCGCCGTTCGCCGAGCGCGCCGAGATCAGCGGAGAAACGCTCTTTTGCTACGTCAACGATCCGGAGCCGATCCACGCGCGCCTGAAGGGCCGCACGGGCCTGCGCTATCTGCACCGCCCCGCGAATCTCGAAGACGTATTCCTGCGGCTGACCGGCCGCGAGATGCAGGATTGA
- a CDS encoding PaaI family thioesterase, producing MNPLSMSGLELLRAAAAGDLPAASIAETIPMRPESIELGYVKMTARADGRHLNPLGGVHGGFAATVLDSVTGCAVHTMLDPGVGYGTVDLHVKMLRPVPRDVDLIAEGRVIHLSKSLGVAEGTLKTPDDKVVAHASATCFIQRPA from the coding sequence ATGAATCCGCTTTCCATGTCCGGTCTCGAACTGTTGCGCGCCGCAGCGGCGGGCGATTTGCCCGCCGCGTCGATCGCCGAGACGATCCCGATGCGGCCCGAGAGCATCGAGCTCGGCTACGTGAAAATGACCGCGCGCGCCGACGGCCGACATCTGAACCCGCTCGGCGGCGTGCACGGCGGCTTCGCCGCGACGGTGCTCGATTCGGTCACGGGGTGCGCGGTGCATACGATGCTCGATCCGGGCGTCGGTTACGGCACCGTCGATCTGCACGTGAAAATGCTGCGCCCGGTGCCGCGCGACGTCGATCTCATCGCCGAAGGGCGCGTGATCCATCTGTCCAAGAGTCTCGGCGTCGCCGAAGGGACGCTGAAGACGCCGGACGACAAGGTGGTCGCGCATGCGTCGGCGACGTGCTTCATTCAGCGGCCGGCGTGA
- a CDS encoding DUF2939 domain-containing protein — translation MNPAVRPQKRFLKPVSIVIAVVVAVYAYASPYLALRQIKQAIDSRDAQAISAHVDFPALRISLKQQLTDELMRRIDAQKRDNPLAIIGALIGSALVGPLVDAYATPDGVAALLSGLPPRAQPGQRPPELNQPGDQTASLPASSAPGAVAPASSAGNSATASSGPTPAASSAAAQAGPSSAASVPAAAGAHPDASPQTSAHYRSFDEFVVTYRRDDGSTRYAAIFRRSGVFGWKLSAVDLHDD, via the coding sequence TTGAATCCTGCCGTGCGCCCGCAAAAGCGTTTTCTGAAGCCGGTGTCGATCGTCATCGCGGTCGTCGTCGCCGTGTATGCGTATGCGTCGCCGTATCTCGCGCTCAGGCAAATCAAGCAGGCGATCGACTCGCGCGACGCACAGGCGATCAGCGCGCACGTCGATTTCCCCGCGCTGCGGATCAGCCTGAAGCAGCAGCTCACCGACGAATTGATGCGGCGCATCGACGCGCAAAAGCGCGACAATCCGCTCGCGATCATTGGCGCGTTGATCGGCTCGGCGCTCGTCGGCCCGCTCGTCGACGCCTATGCAACGCCCGACGGCGTCGCCGCGCTGTTGAGCGGCTTGCCACCGCGCGCGCAGCCGGGACAGCGGCCGCCCGAATTGAATCAACCGGGTGATCAAACGGCAAGCCTGCCCGCGTCGTCGGCACCCGGCGCGGTTGCCCCGGCAAGCAGCGCCGGCAACTCCGCCACCGCTTCGAGCGGCCCGACGCCCGCGGCAAGCAGCGCCGCAGCGCAAGCTGGGCCGTCGTCTGCGGCAAGCGTGCCCGCCGCCGCAGGTGCGCATCCTGACGCATCGCCGCAGACGAGCGCGCACTACCGGAGCTTCGACGAATTCGTCGTCACGTATCGTCGCGACGACGGTAGCACGCGCTATGCGGCGATATTTCGCCGCAGCGGAGTCTTCGGGTGGAAATTGTCAGCGGTCGATTTGCACGACGATTGA
- a CDS encoding sodium:proton symporter, whose amino-acid sequence MTVWIDSELYFYTVPEEIQALLEVRRYRGGSAAIRLRRSGASVAIAVDRAVVTTFEY is encoded by the coding sequence ATGACTGTATGGATAGACAGTGAGCTGTATTTTTATACAGTGCCCGAGGAAATTCAAGCGTTACTTGAAGTTCGGCGCTATCGCGGCGGTTCCGCCGCGATCCGGCTGCGTCGCAGCGGCGCTTCGGTCGCGATAGCCGTCGATCGGGCGGTCGTTACCACTTTTGAGTATTAA
- a CDS encoding universal stress protein, producing MASYKKILLCYDGTLEGRKALRCGADLALELKAETHLLSVVDMRSSIAQSAGLLTDVACSRFEETAREILQEGVDWLTERGVQAQGHFAFGYPIDEIANLATKLNVDLVVVGHRCRSGLSRWWMGSGSTQLLDRVSCSILVACSSPAEQKAESAREAAAATTGH from the coding sequence ATGGCTAGTTATAAAAAAATATTGTTGTGCTACGACGGTACGCTCGAGGGCCGCAAGGCACTGCGATGCGGTGCCGATCTGGCGCTCGAGCTGAAGGCCGAGACGCACTTGCTGTCGGTCGTCGACATGCGTTCGAGCATTGCGCAAAGCGCCGGTCTGCTGACCGACGTCGCGTGCAGCCGCTTCGAAGAAACCGCACGGGAGATCCTGCAAGAAGGCGTCGACTGGCTGACCGAGCGCGGCGTGCAGGCACAGGGGCATTTCGCATTCGGCTACCCGATCGACGAAATCGCGAATCTCGCGACGAAGCTGAACGTCGATCTCGTCGTGGTCGGCCATCGCTGCCGCAGCGGCTTGTCGCGGTGGTGGATGGGCTCCGGCAGCACGCAACTGCTCGATCGCGTGTCGTGCAGCATTTTGGTCGCGTGTTCGTCGCCCGCCGAGCAGAAGGCGGAAAGCGCGAGGGAAGCGGCCGCGGCGACGACCGGGCACTGA
- a CDS encoding winged helix-turn-helix transcriptional regulator: MKWDDVGSMPCSVARTLAVLGDRWTMLILRNAFLGHRRFEAFQTQLGLTRHVLAERLARLVDEGIFAKCAYQDRPPRFEYRLSQKGLDLYPVLLALTAWGDRWKDDGNGPPVVLRHRKCGHVMQPVMVCSECGEPIDPREVEPLPGPGWIARQTDEVE; this comes from the coding sequence ATGAAATGGGACGACGTCGGCTCGATGCCGTGTTCGGTCGCGCGCACGCTTGCCGTGCTCGGCGACCGCTGGACGATGCTGATCCTGCGCAACGCGTTTCTCGGCCATCGCCGCTTCGAGGCGTTCCAGACGCAGTTGGGACTCACGCGCCACGTGCTCGCCGAGCGGCTCGCACGGCTCGTCGACGAAGGCATCTTCGCGAAGTGCGCATATCAGGACAGGCCGCCGCGCTTCGAATATCGGCTGTCGCAGAAAGGCCTCGATCTCTATCCGGTGCTGCTCGCGCTCACCGCGTGGGGAGACCGCTGGAAGGACGACGGCAACGGCCCCCCCGTCGTGCTGCGGCACCGCAAATGCGGGCACGTGATGCAGCCGGTGATGGTGTGCTCCGAATGCGGCGAGCCGATCGATCCGCGGGAAGTCGAGCCGCTGCCGGGGCCGGGCTGGATCGCGCGGCAAACGGACGAAGTCGAGTGA
- the cysW gene encoding sulfate ABC transporter permease subunit CysW has protein sequence MSQDAAQSRAVAAPADASRGPRRAADAGVRARRLDPVSEPRAVRWLLTGAALAFLALFLVVPLAAVFVEALRKGFDFYVESLADPDAWSAIKLTLTVAAIAVPLNLVFGVCASWAIAKFEFKGRALLTTLIDLPFSVSPVISGLVYVLLFGAQGWLGPWLQAHDVQIIFAVPGIVLATIFVTFPFVARELIPLMQAQGSDEEEAARVLGASGWQIFRRVTLPNVKWGLLYGVILCNARAMGEFGAVSVVSGHIRGQTDTMPLHVEILYNEYNFAAAFAVASVLALLALVTLALKLFAERRLSADLAQGRDGAPAAHPSAAVTSSIS, from the coding sequence ATGAGCCAAGACGCCGCTCAGTCCCGCGCAGTCGCGGCGCCCGCCGATGCGAGCCGCGGGCCGCGCCGCGCCGCCGACGCGGGCGTGCGCGCACGCCGCCTCGATCCCGTCAGCGAGCCGCGCGCGGTGCGTTGGCTGCTCACGGGCGCGGCGCTCGCGTTCCTCGCGCTCTTTCTCGTCGTGCCGCTCGCGGCGGTGTTCGTCGAGGCGCTGCGCAAGGGCTTCGATTTCTACGTCGAATCGCTCGCCGACCCGGATGCGTGGTCGGCGATCAAGCTCACGCTGACCGTGGCCGCGATCGCGGTGCCGCTCAATCTCGTGTTCGGCGTGTGTGCGTCGTGGGCGATCGCGAAGTTCGAGTTCAAGGGCCGCGCGCTCCTCACGACGCTCATCGACCTGCCGTTCTCGGTGTCGCCCGTGATCTCGGGCCTCGTCTACGTGCTGCTGTTCGGCGCGCAGGGCTGGCTCGGGCCGTGGCTGCAGGCGCACGATGTGCAGATCATCTTTGCCGTGCCGGGCATCGTGCTCGCGACGATCTTCGTCACGTTCCCGTTCGTCGCGCGCGAGCTGATTCCGCTCATGCAGGCGCAGGGCAGCGACGAGGAGGAAGCGGCGCGCGTGCTCGGCGCGTCCGGCTGGCAGATCTTCCGGCGCGTGACGCTGCCGAACGTGAAGTGGGGCCTGCTGTACGGCGTGATCCTCTGCAACGCGCGCGCGATGGGCGAGTTCGGCGCGGTGTCGGTCGTCTCCGGCCACATCCGCGGCCAGACCGACACGATGCCGCTGCACGTCGAGATTCTCTACAACGAGTACAACTTCGCAGCCGCGTTCGCGGTGGCGTCGGTGCTCGCGCTGCTCGCGCTCGTCACGCTCGCGCTCAAGCTGTTCGCCGAGCGGCGGCTGTCCGCCGACCTCGCGCAGGGGCGCGACGGCGCGCCCGCCGCGCACCCGAGCGCCGCCGTCACTTCGTCGATTTCGTAA